TGACCTACGCGGAGCTGTGGGCCTGGGTCGCCGAACTCGCCGCGACCCTCACCCGCCACGGGATCGAACCCGGCAGCCGGGTCGCGGTGACCGGCGGACGCAGCGCGCGCACCGTCGCGGCCCTGCTCGCCGCCGTCGCGGTCGGCGCCACCTATGTGCCGCTGGACGCGTCGTATCCGGTGAACCGGCTCACGTTCATGCTGCACGACAGCGGCGCGAGCCTCCTGTTGCACGACGGCCCCCGGCCGACGATCGCCGACGAGGTGGCGACCCTCGCCATCGAGGACCCCTCCGGGGCCGGGGCCGGCGACTTCCGGCCGGTCGCCTGCCGCCCGGACCTCCCGGTGTACGTCATCTACACCTCCGGATCGACCGGTCTGCCCAAGGGCGTGACGATCCAGCACAGCTGCCTCGACAACATGGCGGCCTGGCAGCGCACCGACTCCGTCCGGCCCGACCTGCGGACCGCGCAGTTCGCGCCCCTGAACTTCGACGTGTGCTTCCAGGAGATCCTGGGCACCCTGTGCGGCGGCGGCACCCTCGTCATCGTGCCCGAGACGCTGCGGCGCGACCCGTTCGCCTTCCTGACCTGGCTGGCCGACCACCGCATCGAGCGCCTGTTCCTGCCCTACGTCGCCCTCCACATGCTGGCGGTGGCGGCATCGGCGCAGGACGGCGACCTGGGCCTGTCCCTGCGCGAGGTGAACACGGCGGGCGAGCAGCTGCTGTGCACGCCGCCGATCCGGGCCCTGTTCGAGGCCCTGCCCCAGGCCCGGCTCGGCAACCACTACGGACAGAGCGAGTCCGCGATGGTCAGCTCGTACGTACTGCCCGCCGACCCCGCCGCCTGGCCGTTGCTGCCGCCCATCGGCCGGCCGCTGCCGGGCTGTGAGCTGCTGGTGAACCCCACCGACCCGGAGGATCCGACCACCGGCGAACTGCTCGTCGCCGGCGCCCCGGTCTCCCTGGGCTACCTCGGCCGGCCGGAGCTGAACGCCGAACGCTTCATCACCGTCGACCCAACCCCGCAGGGACACACCAAGGCCTTCCGCACCGGCGACCTGGTGCGCGTCGAGGACGACCTCGTGTACTTCCTCAGTCGGCTGGACCATGACGTCAAGATCCGCGGCATCCGGGTCAACCTGCTGGAGATCGAGGCCTGCCTGATGCAGCAGCCCGGCGTCGCCACCGCGGTCTGCGTGGCCCTGGAGCCGGTCCCCGGCTCGCGTCAGCTCCGCGCCGCCGTCACCCTGCACCCGGACGTGACCGAGCCCGGCGACCTTCGCGCGGCGCTGGCCGAGCTGCTGCCCGAGGCGTCCGTGCCCGCGTCGGTGACCATCCTGCCCGGGCTGCCGCGGACCCCGAGCGGCAAGATCGACCGCGACTCGGTCGCCGAGTCCCTCGCGACCAAGGGCGACCGATGACGACCGAACCGACCACGACCGAACCGACGACAGTCGAGACCACGACGGACGAGACCACGACGGGCGAGCCGAGTACAGGCGAGCCGACCAGGGGCGAGCCGACTACGGGCGAGGCCGCCGGGCCGTACCGGCGGCGGATCGCCGAGATCTGGTCGGCCGCGCTCGGCGTCCCGGTCGCCACGGCCGACCACCACTTCTTCGAAGACGGCGGCGACTCCTTCCAGGCCGCGCTCGCGACCGCGACGGTGCGCCGCGAGTGGGGGCTGGAGATCACCGTTCAACTCCTCATCGATCACCCGGTGCTGGGGGACTTCGCGGATCGGGTGGCACGGTTCGTGGACGAGAGATGACAGAGCGCGTCGCTCATGCCGGGGCCGCCCGGACCCGGCGCGGGTCCGGCCGCCGCGGAGACGGTGGCGGTGGCAGTGGCAGTGGCAGTGGCTATGACGGTGGCGGTGGCGGAATCGACCGGTGCGTGAGGGAGACGAGGGAGACGAGGGAGACACAGAACATGTTGACGATCGTGGACTACCCGGGGCGCCGGCCGGAGGCCCCGGTCACCGCGCTGGGGCTCGACGGCATGGTCACGCTGCTCACCGACCCGCTGCCGGTCGAGGGCACCGGCCCCGCGTACGCGGCCCGACTCGACGACGGCCCCGATCCGATCCTGGCGTACTGCGCCGCG
This window of the Streptomyces sp. NBC_01275 genome carries:
- a CDS encoding AMP-binding protein, with the protein product MFVPPIYRVTDPGQLHQIIRQHPMAMLVGNGPTTPYTTLLPIIHLPGAEEPEAFAGFSLLGHLNRANPHWRALAGGAPASLVFTGPNSYVTPALYDTPVAAPTWNFATAELTGDVVPLSEGEETLEVVRRTAELFERRFGQGWEAGGSVDYFRSIVSGVGAFRFDVTSGQAMFKLSQEKNPAIRDRVAKSMLDDGDGTRRALGVHMCRMGRTETTSRPTLWGGSAEPECLLDGLARTVAERPDELALVDGATRLTYAELWAWVAELAATLTRHGIEPGSRVAVTGGRSARTVAALLAAVAVGATYVPLDASYPVNRLTFMLHDSGASLLLHDGPRPTIADEVATLAIEDPSGAGAGDFRPVACRPDLPVYVIYTSGSTGLPKGVTIQHSCLDNMAAWQRTDSVRPDLRTAQFAPLNFDVCFQEILGTLCGGGTLVIVPETLRRDPFAFLTWLADHRIERLFLPYVALHMLAVAASAQDGDLGLSLREVNTAGEQLLCTPPIRALFEALPQARLGNHYGQSESAMVSSYVLPADPAAWPLLPPIGRPLPGCELLVNPTDPEDPTTGELLVAGAPVSLGYLGRPELNAERFITVDPTPQGHTKAFRTGDLVRVEDDLVYFLSRLDHDVKIRGIRVNLLEIEACLMQQPGVATAVCVALEPVPGSRQLRAAVTLHPDVTEPGDLRAALAELLPEASVPASVTILPGLPRTPSGKIDRDSVAESLATKGDR
- a CDS encoding phosphopantetheine-binding protein, which produces MTTEPTTTEPTTVETTTDETTTGEPSTGEPTRGEPTTGEAAGPYRRRIAEIWSAALGVPVATADHHFFEDGGDSFQAALATATVRREWGLEITVQLLIDHPVLGDFADRVARFVDER